From one Bacteroides eggerthii genomic stretch:
- a CDS encoding DUF1573 domain-containing protein has translation MKRSFITLYALAATALTAVAQPRFTSNTETYDFGQIEWKHPVTVQYSITNTGNQPLVLTDVEPDCACSVARWTKTPIAPGAKGVVDVTFDAEALGHFNKSVAIYSNAQPHLVYLKFNGEVVQEIKDFTKTHPYLIGQIRIDKNSLDFPDVQAGEKPVVHIGVVNLSDRPYEPVLMHLPPYLQTEVKPNVLQKGEKGVITVTLDSERLTDFGLTQASVYLARFSGDKVGDENEIPVSAILLPDFSGMTEAEKANAPVVNLSTKDIDMSAVLAKKSKARQDIIITNTGRSPLRISKLQVFHPAVGVSLKKSVLQPGESTRLRVTVVKKNIGKKRRHLRLLMITNDPMQSKVEINIKAK, from the coding sequence ATGAAACGCAGTTTTATCACCTTATATGCGCTTGCTGCTACGGCATTGACTGCCGTAGCACAACCGCGTTTTACTTCCAATACGGAGACGTACGATTTCGGACAGATTGAATGGAAACATCCGGTAACGGTGCAATACTCCATTACGAACACAGGTAACCAGCCGCTGGTACTTACCGACGTGGAGCCCGATTGCGCCTGCTCCGTAGCCCGGTGGACAAAGACTCCTATCGCTCCTGGGGCAAAGGGAGTGGTCGATGTCACTTTTGATGCGGAGGCTTTGGGGCATTTCAATAAATCCGTAGCCATTTACAGCAATGCGCAGCCGCATTTGGTCTATTTGAAGTTCAATGGAGAAGTGGTGCAGGAAATAAAGGATTTTACTAAAACCCATCCGTATCTTATCGGGCAGATACGTATTGATAAGAACAGCCTTGATTTTCCTGATGTGCAAGCCGGCGAAAAGCCCGTCGTGCATATTGGAGTCGTGAACCTGTCGGACCGTCCATACGAACCTGTGCTGATGCATCTGCCGCCTTATCTGCAAACAGAGGTTAAGCCTAATGTCTTGCAAAAGGGTGAGAAGGGCGTTATAACCGTTACACTGGATTCCGAACGGCTGACGGACTTCGGGCTGACGCAAGCATCGGTCTACTTGGCGCGTTTTTCCGGTGACAAGGTGGGCGATGAAAATGAAATACCCGTTTCTGCCATTCTGTTACCCGATTTTTCAGGCATGACCGAGGCAGAAAAGGCAAATGCTCCCGTTGTCAATCTTTCCACAAAGGACATCGATATGAGTGCCGTATTGGCAAAGAAATCAAAGGCACGTCAGGATATTATCATAACCAATACCGGACGTTCTCCTTTACGAATCAGTAAGCTTCAGGTTTTTCATCCGGCTGTGGGCGTCAGTTTGAAGAAGAGTGTGTTGCAACCGGGAGAAAGTACCCGCCTTCGTGTTACTGTTGTGAAAAAGAACATTGGGAAGAAACGCCGTCATCTGCGTTTGCTGATGATTACGAATGATCCGATGCAATCGAAAGTAGAGATTAATATTAAAGCGAAATAA
- a CDS encoding TonB-dependent receptor, translating into MKSDSGKVLFFILFLTLSAMTVVAGTIKGTVTDKQTREPLTGATIQIAGTTQGTVADVDGNYSLDVNNGTYTLAIKYVGYKDIIINNVKAGKSDLILNFELESDAQALGEVSVVARKNLEGERALQMERRKATLAIENLGSKEMSLKGIGNVEEGVKKITGISVADAGQLIVRGLGDRYSTTTLNGLPIASPNPDNKLIPLDLFPSSTVQNITVSKVYNAEAFADYSGAHIDINTKENITEDFFNIGFNTGGKFNTLGKDSYRMNRNGSLFRTSGVDQAALNMPLSEFDNYVKTRNIFDTSFAVKKKSSLPDFSGNLGFGKNIGIGNQTLSILASASAGNSFQNMDDAFYKTLEATGSVQDNFAYDSYAQELKLAALGHIGYTLRRHDRIGYTFFYARNATDTYQRREGIDAEDHELTGSNNITHIYSLQNHQLDGVHSFGGRGQWELTWGGSYSKTGSEEPDRRQVMYIKNDNGALSLFKLNRQETMRYFGSLDEEEWNGNLAMRWKWNENNFLKLGVNYKNKSRDYKATRFYYNLNKIDPVITDIYDTDGFLNQENIADGNVVVQRVMQPKDSYRAGNEIYSGYLLTDFYPVPSLLVNLGVRYEISRQWVDYATDGGDWYAERRNLDKNDLFPTLNLKYTVNDANSIRFSASRTVTRPSFIEMAPFLYQESYGSAQIRGNNELQNGYNYNFDLRYEHFGKNGDMISLTAYFKYLDSPIERIQALQGGATLHSFQNANNGMAGGMEVEFRKQLMKDLRLGANISYMYTNVKLPEGGAYTNKERPLQGASPILANADLTYSPRFGEERQLNLALLYNLQGSRIHAVGVSKLGDIKQQTLHTLNFSAGYDINSHFSLKLQVNDLLNRTVIFKQEVPSTGEEVEVERYKKGANLEIGFSYKL; encoded by the coding sequence ATGAAATCAGATTCAGGAAAAGTTCTCTTCTTTATTTTATTTCTCACACTCTCTGCCATGACGGTCGTGGCAGGCACCATTAAAGGCACCGTCACCGACAAGCAGACCCGGGAACCTCTGACCGGAGCCACCATACAGATAGCAGGAACAACACAAGGCACCGTTGCCGATGTGGACGGTAACTACTCCTTGGATGTAAACAACGGAACTTATACATTGGCCATTAAATATGTAGGCTACAAGGACATCATCATAAACAACGTAAAAGCCGGCAAATCCGACCTCATACTGAACTTTGAGCTGGAGAGCGACGCACAGGCTTTGGGTGAAGTGTCGGTAGTGGCCAGAAAGAACCTTGAGGGCGAACGCGCCTTGCAGATGGAACGCCGGAAAGCAACCCTCGCCATCGAGAACCTCGGTTCGAAGGAGATGAGCCTCAAAGGCATCGGCAATGTGGAAGAAGGAGTAAAGAAGATTACGGGCATCTCCGTTGCCGATGCAGGCCAACTCATTGTGCGCGGACTGGGCGACCGTTACAGCACCACAACCCTGAACGGACTCCCCATAGCCTCGCCCAACCCCGACAACAAACTGATTCCGCTGGACCTTTTCCCGTCGAGTACCGTACAGAACATCACAGTGAGCAAGGTATATAACGCGGAAGCCTTCGCCGACTATTCGGGTGCACACATCGACATCAATACCAAAGAGAATATCACCGAAGACTTCTTCAACATCGGTTTCAATACCGGCGGCAAATTCAACACACTGGGCAAAGACAGCTACCGGATGAACCGCAACGGCTCGCTGTTCAGAACCTCCGGTGTGGACCAGGCCGCACTCAACATGCCCCTGTCTGAATTCGACAACTACGTAAAGACAAGGAATATATTCGACACCTCATTTGCCGTAAAGAAGAAATCCTCCCTGCCGGACTTCAGCGGCAACCTCGGTTTCGGCAAAAATATCGGCATCGGCAACCAGACACTCAGCATACTGGCATCCGCAAGCGCCGGCAACAGCTTCCAGAACATGGACGACGCTTTCTACAAAACCCTGGAAGCCACAGGCAGCGTGCAGGACAACTTTGCCTACGATAGCTATGCCCAGGAACTGAAACTGGCCGCATTGGGGCACATAGGCTACACCCTGCGCCGCCACGACCGCATAGGCTACACCTTTTTCTATGCACGCAACGCCACCGACACCTACCAACGTCGTGAGGGTATAGACGCCGAAGACCACGAACTGACAGGAAGCAACAACATCACCCACATCTACTCCTTGCAGAACCACCAGTTGGACGGGGTTCACAGCTTCGGCGGACGCGGGCAGTGGGAACTCACCTGGGGCGGCTCATACAGCAAGACGGGCAGTGAAGAACCCGACAGACGCCAAGTGATGTACATAAAGAACGACAACGGCGCACTCAGCCTCTTCAAGCTGAACCGTCAGGAAACCATGCGTTACTTCGGCAGCTTGGACGAGGAAGAATGGAACGGCAACCTCGCCATGCGCTGGAAATGGAACGAAAACAACTTCCTGAAGTTAGGCGTCAACTACAAGAACAAAAGCCGCGACTACAAGGCAACCCGTTTCTACTATAACCTCAACAAAATAGATCCCGTCATCACCGATATTTACGACACCGACGGATTTCTGAACCAAGAGAACATAGCCGACGGAAATGTAGTGGTGCAACGCGTGATGCAGCCCAAAGACAGTTATCGTGCCGGAAACGAAATCTACTCCGGCTATCTGCTGACTGATTTCTACCCTGTACCATCATTATTAGTAAACCTCGGCGTGCGCTACGAAATCAGCAGGCAATGGGTGGACTATGCCACCGACGGCGGCGACTGGTATGCCGAACGACGCAACCTTGACAAAAATGACCTCTTCCCCACCCTGAATCTGAAATACACAGTGAACGATGCCAACAGCATCCGCTTCTCCGCTTCGCGTACCGTCACCCGTCCCTCGTTCATCGAAATGGCGCCCTTCCTCTACCAAGAGTCCTACGGCTCGGCGCAAATCCGCGGTAATAACGAATTGCAAAACGGTTACAACTACAATTTCGACCTGCGCTATGAACACTTCGGCAAGAACGGAGACATGATTTCACTGACCGCCTACTTCAAATACTTAGACAGTCCGATAGAACGTATCCAAGCCTTGCAAGGCGGAGCCACGCTACACAGTTTCCAAAATGCAAACAACGGCATGGCAGGCGGTATGGAAGTGGAGTTCCGCAAACAACTGATGAAAGACCTCCGCCTGGGAGCCAACATCAGCTACATGTACACCAACGTGAAACTGCCCGAAGGCGGCGCCTACACCAACAAGGAACGCCCCCTGCAAGGTGCATCCCCTATCCTTGCCAATGCCGACCTCACCTACTCGCCCCGCTTCGGCGAAGAACGGCAACTGAACCTCGCCCTGCTCTACAACCTGCAAGGCAGCCGTATCCATGCGGTAGGCGTATCCAAACTGGGGGACATCAAACAGCAAACCCTGCATACACTGAACTTCAGCGCCGGCTATGACATCAACAGCCACTTCAGCCTGAAACTGCAGGTGAACGACCTGCTGAACCGTACCGTCATCTTCAAGCAGGAAGTACCCTCTACCGGAGAGGAGGTAGAAGTGGAACGCTACAAGAAAGGCGCCAACCTTGAAATAGGTTTCAGCTACAAACTGTAA
- a CDS encoding DUF4435 domain-containing protein — protein sequence MATSLRHNLTSAYLDAAHKFSSKKGRRRIVAYVESYDDIAFWRTLLAEFENEERYFQVMLPSATSLAKGKKMVLMNTLNTTELGRSLIACVDSDYDFLLQGATNVSRKINRNPYIFQTYGYAIENFHCFAESLHEVCVQATLNDRYILDFPAFLKRYSQIAYPLFLWNVWFYRQHDTHTFPMYDFNNYVRLQEISLRHPYSALDNMQRAVSAKLSEMRTRFPQHIEHVDKLGEELRKLGLIPDNTYLYMQGHHIMDCVVLKLLIPVCTVLRREREQEIKRLAEHNEQFRNELTGYENSQVNVSVMLKKNSGYKNLYLYQWLKEDIREFLEREHL from the coding sequence GTGGCAACATCTTTACGACATAATCTGACCTCGGCTTATCTGGACGCCGCGCATAAATTCTCATCGAAGAAAGGGCGCAGGCGCATTGTGGCATATGTGGAAAGCTATGATGATATAGCATTTTGGCGTACTCTTTTGGCAGAGTTCGAGAATGAAGAACGCTATTTTCAGGTAATGCTTCCTTCCGCCACTTCATTGGCCAAGGGTAAGAAAATGGTGCTGATGAATACGCTCAACACTACGGAGCTGGGACGCAGTCTGATAGCTTGTGTGGACAGTGATTACGACTTTCTGCTTCAGGGAGCCACCAACGTATCGCGGAAGATAAACCGCAACCCTTATATTTTCCAGACTTACGGATATGCCATTGAGAACTTCCATTGTTTTGCCGAGAGTCTCCATGAAGTATGCGTGCAGGCAACGTTGAACGACCGTTATATTCTTGACTTTCCCGCTTTCCTGAAGCGTTATTCACAAATCGCTTATCCGTTGTTCCTATGGAATGTGTGGTTCTACCGGCAGCATGATACGCACACATTTCCCATGTATGACTTCAACAACTATGTCCGTCTTCAGGAAATAAGTCTCCGTCATCCTTATAGCGCTCTGGACAATATGCAACGTGCGGTATCTGCCAAGCTGTCCGAGATGCGGACCCGTTTCCCGCAACACATAGAGCACGTCGACAAGCTGGGCGAGGAGCTGCGGAAATTAGGGCTGATTCCTGATAACACCTATCTTTATATGCAGGGACATCACATCATGGACTGCGTGGTCTTGAAATTGCTGATACCCGTTTGCACAGTGCTCCGTCGTGAGCGCGAGCAGGAGATAAAACGTTTGGCGGAGCATAACGAGCAGTTTCGCAATGAGCTGACAGGCTATGAGAACAGTCAGGTCAATGTGTCCGTTATGTTGAAGAAAAACAGCGGTTACAAGAACCTTTATCTCTATCAGTGGTTGAAAGAAGATATACGGGAGTTTCTCGAACGGGAGCACCTTTAA
- a CDS encoding AAA family ATPase: MEIQANYIKRIEIHGLWHRYNIAWELRPDVNILSGINGVGKTTILNRSVGYLEQTTGEVKSDEKNGVHVFFDNPVATFIPYDVIRSYDRPLIMGDFTARMADPNVKSELDWQLYLLQRRYLDYQVNIGNKMIELLSGDDEQRKLAPDLSVPKRKFQDMVDELFSYTRKKIDRKSNDIVFFQDGEQLLPYKLSSGEKQMLVILLTVLVRNEEHCVLFMDEPEASLHIEWQQKLIGMIRDLNPNVQLILTTHSPAVIMEGWLDAVTEVEDISTVISV; encoded by the coding sequence ATGGAAATACAAGCTAATTACATCAAGCGTATCGAAATACATGGGTTGTGGCATCGCTACAACATAGCTTGGGAGTTGCGTCCTGACGTCAATATACTTTCCGGCATCAACGGAGTGGGAAAGACCACAATTCTGAACCGTTCGGTGGGCTATCTGGAACAGACCACAGGAGAAGTAAAGAGTGATGAGAAGAACGGGGTACATGTTTTCTTCGATAATCCGGTGGCTACCTTCATTCCTTATGATGTGATCCGCAGCTACGACCGTCCCCTTATCATGGGAGATTTTACCGCCCGTATGGCGGATCCTAATGTGAAGTCCGAGTTGGATTGGCAGCTCTATCTGCTTCAACGTCGCTACCTTGACTATCAGGTGAACATCGGTAACAAAATGATTGAACTGCTGAGCGGTGATGACGAACAGCGAAAACTGGCTCCCGATCTGTCCGTTCCTAAACGGAAATTTCAGGATATGGTGGACGAACTGTTCAGCTACACCCGTAAGAAAATCGACAGGAAGAGCAATGACATCGTTTTCTTTCAAGACGGCGAGCAGCTTTTGCCCTATAAACTTTCGTCCGGTGAGAAACAAATGCTGGTGATTCTGCTGACGGTCCTTGTACGTAATGAAGAGCATTGCGTACTCTTTATGGATGAGCCGGAAGCGTCATTACACATAGAATGGCAACAGAAACTTATCGGCATGATACGTGATCTGAATCCGAATGTACAACTTATCCTTACCACTCATTCGCCTGCCGTCATCATGGAAGGATGGTTGGATGCTGTGACGGAGGTGGAGGATATTTCAACGGTGATTAGTGTTTAG
- the meaB gene encoding methylmalonyl Co-A mutase-associated GTPase MeaB: MEHPENSGEYKGLVVNAGIEQPSSVNPYLKRKPKKRQLSVAEYVEGIIKGDVTILSRAVTLVESVKLEHQAIAQEVIEKCLPYSGDSIRIGISGVPGAGKSTSIDVFGLHVLEKYGGKLAVLAIDPSSERSKGSILGDKTRMEKLSVHPKSFIRPSPSAGSLGGVARKTRETIVLCEAAGFDKIFVETVGVGQSETAVHSMVDFFLLIQLAGTGDELQGIKRGIMEMADGIVINKADGDNLERAKLAATQFRNALHLFPAPESGWTPQVLTYSGFYNLGVQEVWDMVYKYIDFVKDNGYFEHRRNEQSKYWMYETINEQLRDSFYQNPKIEAMLAGKENQVLKGNLTSFVAAKNLLDTYFAELKK; encoded by the coding sequence ATGGAACATCCTGAAAATAGCGGAGAATATAAAGGCTTGGTTGTCAATGCAGGCATTGAGCAACCTTCGTCCGTCAATCCTTATTTGAAGCGGAAGCCCAAAAAACGTCAACTTTCCGTAGCAGAGTACGTAGAGGGTATTATTAAGGGTGATGTTACGATATTGAGCCGGGCTGTGACGTTGGTGGAAAGTGTAAAACTGGAACATCAGGCCATAGCTCAGGAGGTAATAGAGAAATGTCTGCCGTATTCGGGAGACTCCATTCGTATCGGTATCAGTGGGGTGCCGGGAGCCGGTAAGAGTACGTCTATTGATGTGTTCGGATTGCATGTGTTGGAGAAATACGGGGGGAAACTGGCTGTATTGGCTATCGACCCAAGCAGCGAACGCAGTAAGGGCAGCATCTTGGGCGACAAAACCCGTATGGAGAAACTTTCCGTCCATCCCAAGTCTTTCATCCGTCCCAGCCCTTCGGCAGGCTCATTGGGAGGGGTGGCACGTAAGACGCGTGAGACAATCGTACTTTGCGAGGCTGCCGGATTTGATAAGATATTCGTTGAAACGGTAGGGGTGGGACAGAGTGAGACTGCTGTGCACTCAATGGTGGACTTTTTCCTGCTTATCCAGCTTGCCGGTACGGGCGACGAACTGCAAGGTATCAAGCGCGGTATTATGGAAATGGCAGACGGCATCGTTATCAACAAGGCGGACGGAGATAATCTGGAACGTGCCAAGCTGGCTGCTACTCAATTTCGTAATGCGCTGCATCTTTTTCCGGCTCCGGAGAGCGGCTGGACACCGCAAGTGCTGACCTATTCGGGTTTCTATAATCTTGGAGTGCAGGAAGTATGGGACATGGTATATAAGTATATTGACTTTGTAAAAGATAACGGCTATTTTGAACATCGCCGTAATGAACAAAGCAAATATTGGATGTATGAAACCATTAACGAACAGCTTCGCGATAGTTTCTATCAGAACCCCAAGATTGAAGCGATGCTGGCCGGCAAGGAGAATCAGGTACTGAAAGGCAATCTGACGTCTTTTGTCGCTGCAAAGAATCTGTTGGATACTTATTTTGCAGAGCTGAAAAAATAA
- a CDS encoding DMT family transporter, with amino-acid sequence MNKNIQGHLFALTANILWGLMAPIGKSALAEFSALSVTTFRMVGAAACFWLLSLFCKREQVDHRDMLKIFFATLFALVFNQGVYIFGLSMTSPIDASIVTTTLPIVTMIVAAIYLKEPVTNKKVLGIFVGAMGALILIMNSQNTGSGGGSVIGDLLCLIAQISFSIYLTVFKGLSQKYSPITLNKWMFVYASMCYIPFSYHGIAAIQWAEVSTAALVQVGYVVVGGSFLAYICIMTAQRLLRPTVVSMYNYMQPIVASIVTVVIGMATFNLEKGIAIALVFLGVYIVTQSKSRKDFEKEGKEV; translated from the coding sequence ATGAACAAGAACATACAAGGTCACCTGTTTGCTTTGACCGCCAATATCCTATGGGGATTAATGGCGCCTATCGGCAAATCCGCATTGGCTGAATTTTCAGCTTTGTCCGTTACAACTTTCCGTATGGTGGGTGCGGCAGCCTGCTTCTGGTTGCTCTCACTGTTCTGCAAACGCGAACAAGTGGATCACCGGGACATGTTGAAGATATTCTTTGCAACGCTTTTTGCATTGGTATTCAACCAGGGAGTGTACATCTTCGGCCTGTCCATGACCTCACCCATCGACGCATCCATCGTAACCACCACCCTTCCCATCGTCACCATGATTGTAGCCGCCATTTATCTGAAAGAACCTGTTACCAACAAAAAAGTGTTGGGCATCTTCGTAGGAGCAATGGGAGCCTTAATACTGATTATGAACAGCCAGAATACCGGAAGTGGCGGTGGCAGCGTCATAGGTGACTTGCTATGCTTGATTGCCCAAATCAGCTTCTCTATCTACCTGACCGTATTCAAAGGACTGTCCCAGAAGTACTCCCCCATTACACTGAACAAGTGGATGTTTGTATACGCCTCAATGTGCTATATTCCCTTCTCTTATCATGGAATAGCTGCCATTCAATGGGCTGAAGTTTCCACTGCGGCATTGGTGCAAGTGGGTTATGTAGTGGTGGGAGGCAGCTTCCTTGCCTATATATGCATTATGACGGCACAAAGATTACTGCGTCCCACAGTAGTGAGCATGTACAACTATATGCAACCCATCGTAGCTTCAATAGTTACGGTCGTAATCGGTATGGCAACATTCAATCTGGAAAAAGGAATTGCCATTGCACTGGTGTTTCTCGGTGTATATATCGTAACGCAAAGCAAGTCACGCAAGGACTTCGAGAAAGAGGGGAAAGAGGTGTAA
- a CDS encoding SDR family oxidoreductase, producing the protein MNEQFSIAGKVAVITGAGGVLGGSIAKCFMQQGAKVVAVDIRQEQLDKRVEELKTYGEDVIGIVGNVLDIASLEKLADDIVAKWGRIDILLNIAGGNMPGATLAPDQHFYDMDISCWEKVTNLNMNGTVYPSLVFSKVMAKQGKGCIVNVSSMAAYSAITRVPGYSAAKTAVANFTQWLASELALKYGDGIRVNAIAPGFFIGDQNRAVLINPDGSLTDRSKKVLAKTPMKRFGDINELNGAVQFLCSDAASFVTGALLPIDGGFSAFSGV; encoded by the coding sequence ATGAACGAACAATTCAGTATTGCAGGTAAAGTGGCAGTCATCACCGGTGCAGGTGGTGTTTTGGGTGGCAGCATTGCCAAATGTTTTATGCAACAAGGCGCCAAGGTTGTGGCAGTGGACATCCGTCAGGAACAGCTGGACAAGCGTGTAGAAGAGTTGAAGACATACGGCGAGGACGTAATCGGCATTGTGGGTAACGTGCTGGACATCGCCAGCCTTGAGAAACTTGCCGACGACATTGTGGCAAAGTGGGGACGCATCGACATCCTGCTCAACATTGCCGGTGGAAACATGCCGGGCGCAACATTGGCTCCCGACCAGCACTTCTATGACATGGACATCTCCTGCTGGGAGAAAGTAACCAACCTGAACATGAACGGAACCGTTTATCCGTCTTTGGTATTCAGCAAGGTCATGGCAAAACAGGGTAAAGGATGCATTGTCAACGTATCTTCCATGGCTGCTTACAGCGCCATTACGCGCGTTCCGGGTTACTCGGCAGCCAAAACAGCCGTTGCCAACTTCACCCAATGGCTGGCAAGCGAACTGGCTCTGAAATATGGAGACGGCATCCGCGTCAACGCCATTGCTCCCGGTTTCTTCATCGGCGACCAGAACCGCGCCGTACTCATCAACCCCGACGGCTCACTGACCGACCGCAGCAAGAAAGTATTGGCAAAGACTCCGATGAAACGTTTCGGCGACATCAACGAGCTGAACGGCGCCGTACAGTTCCTGTGCAGCGATGCCGCCAGCTTCGTCACAGGCGCACTGCTCCCCATTGACGGCGGCTTCAGCGCATTCAGCGGCGTGTAA
- a CDS encoding mechanosensitive ion channel family protein, with protein sequence MDILKNIDELLVSWGTAPSLADMLDQFIAFALVLIVAFLADVLCRNILLKVVAHLIRKTKATWDDIVFDRKVLIHLSRMVAPVIIYIFIPVAFAETSSSTLGFIQRVCLIYILITFLSFINSFMKAVYSVYSEKEQLRDRPLKGMLQTVQVILWFVGAIIVVSILIDKSPLSLLAGLGASAAILMLVFKDSIMGFVSGVQLSANDMLKVGDWIAMPKYGADGTVIEVTLNTVKVRNWDNTITTIPPYLLVSDSFQNWRGMRESGGRRVKRSINIDMNSVKFCTPEMLDKYRKIRLLKDYVEHTEAVIEEYNKEHHIDNSVLVNGRRQTNLGVFRAYLTAYLKSLPDVNQELVCMVRQLQPTDHGIPMELYFFCAIKDWVPYEGVQADVFDHVLAIIPEFDLQVFQSPSGRDFQRVLS encoded by the coding sequence ATGGACATATTAAAGAATATCGACGAATTATTGGTTTCCTGGGGAACAGCCCCTTCCTTGGCTGATATGCTCGACCAGTTTATAGCTTTTGCGCTTGTACTGATCGTTGCTTTTCTGGCAGATGTTCTCTGCCGGAATATCTTGTTGAAGGTGGTGGCGCACCTGATAAGGAAAACAAAAGCTACATGGGATGATATTGTTTTTGACCGTAAGGTGCTGATTCATCTCAGCCGGATGGTGGCTCCCGTTATAATCTATATTTTTATTCCGGTGGCTTTTGCCGAGACGAGTTCTTCCACTTTGGGATTCATCCAGCGTGTTTGCCTCATTTATATTCTCATCACTTTCCTGAGTTTCATAAACTCATTCATGAAAGCTGTTTATAGCGTGTACAGCGAGAAGGAGCAGCTACGTGACCGGCCGCTGAAGGGAATGTTGCAGACGGTTCAGGTGATTCTGTGGTTTGTAGGGGCCATCATTGTGGTAAGTATCCTGATTGATAAATCTCCGTTGTCATTGCTGGCCGGTCTGGGCGCTTCTGCCGCTATACTGATGTTGGTGTTCAAGGATTCGATTATGGGGTTTGTTTCCGGTGTGCAGTTGTCTGCCAATGACATGTTGAAGGTGGGCGACTGGATTGCAATGCCCAAATATGGAGCTGACGGTACGGTGATAGAAGTCACGCTGAACACAGTGAAGGTGCGTAACTGGGATAATACCATTACTACAATTCCGCCCTATCTGCTTGTCAGCGACTCGTTCCAGAATTGGCGGGGGATGCGTGAGAGCGGCGGACGTCGTGTGAAGCGTTCCATTAATATTGATATGAACAGCGTGAAGTTCTGCACGCCGGAGATGCTGGACAAATATCGGAAGATCCGTTTGCTGAAAGATTATGTGGAGCATACAGAGGCGGTGATAGAGGAGTACAATAAAGAGCATCATATTGATAACTCCGTCCTTGTCAACGGCCGCCGTCAAACCAACTTGGGAGTATTCCGGGCTTATCTGACTGCCTATTTGAAGAGCCTTCCCGATGTGAACCAAGAGCTTGTCTGCATGGTTCGCCAGTTGCAACCCACCGATCATGGTATTCCTATGGAGCTTTATTTCTTCTGTGCTATCAAGGATTGGGTGCCCTACGAGGGTGTACAGGCCGATGTCTTCGACCATGTACTGGCCATTATTCCAGAGTTCGATTTGCAGGTGTTCCAGTCACCGTCCGGAAGGGATTTCCAAAGGGTGTTGTCTTGA